The Tripterygium wilfordii isolate XIE 37 chromosome 21, ASM1340144v1, whole genome shotgun sequence genome segment ttcttCATCCAATTCTCCTTCACACAAATAATTTGGATCTCTATGTATGagtttaccaaaaaaaaaaaaaaaaagaaaaggaacacCTTCTATGCATATAGAAGATGTTTCATGACTAAACTAATTGTTGATTGGCTTGTTGAATCTCAATGAGcctctcttttttctatttttttcataACCAAGAATTTCCTAATTAACTCAATATGTCTACCGGACAACTGGACCAGCTCTAAATTGGAACCGCCAATCTagccctctcttttttttctatgcATAATTGCAAAGGCCAAAAGCACAAAACCCTCCATTGCTACACATATTATTGCATCCTCCACAATGCCTCCTATTGAAAGAAGGATTAACACATTTTCCATCACAGCAAACCTCATTGTACTTGCACTTCTTCCCACACCTCCCACAATTAGCGCTATctctcaacacattcacacaccTCTTCTTGCAGCAATGTGGCCCTGGACTTCCCTTTCCACCGCATATCCTTGGGAATTTGTTACATTTCATCGGCCGTCCTCGATGCCTAATCAATCTCCTTTGTCCAAGAAAACGACCAAAACCATGTtcataagaagaagaaacttcTTCATCATCTAGGGTTATTTCAACACCTTCtccttcatcatcttcttcatgagCTTGTAGTGGCAATGGTGATGCTAGATTTAGCAATAGAGCCATGAAAAGAACTAGTACAATAAAAAGATTTGAGAACTTCATGGTTGTATTACGTTTCGAGAGGAAGAGCTTTAGAGAGGCACAATTGTAGTGAAGTAAAGAGACTTCTTGTTGGAGAGAATGGGATAGTAGATGTAGGTATTTATAGAAGAGTTTGATGCTCCACACACACacgtatgtatgtgtgtgtatatatatatatagcatgcacgtttattttgtgctcttgcTAGTGGAGGGGTCCAAGTTTTGTTgctccattaattaattaattaattaatttcagagaaaataaaagtactagttaattaattaaggaaaaaagTGTGTGTaagtgctttttttttatttctttaattaaAGTGTTTTGGTCAAAGCTACCTTCTTTGTTGTTCTATGTCCATGGAATTCTTACATTATTGcctacaaaattaattaattattagtttgaaaacataagTCAAAGTTTCTTTTTTAGTATGGTGGTCAaatatgtacacatatatatatagtctctCTTTATTCTCTGACCAACAAATATATTACCAAGATAGTTGACATTATTAGCAAATTAaatggatttgatttgatttattcTAGATTTAATAAGACAATGAGGTCAAATGCCTATACTTGTTCATACGATTCATGCGAATTCCCTAACCTAGTCCCATGTTGAACTAATAAAATTACACTTTTTTTAAAGGTGCGGACGTCCGCTTTTGTATTTACTCAATAGTAAACAGATGGAGGCCCATTCGTTCGAGTCTCATTGGTTCACAGACATGATGGACGTACGTAATATATAAAGTTATGGACGTCTGCATGTGAGTAGTCTTGTATATATATGGTCTGTATTTTACACAACATAGGAGAATtcgtatatacatacatttacaACAATTATCTCGTGTGAATTAATTTTATGAActtatttttcaaccatagatacATCGGGTCCCACTTCAAATGTGTGACCCCCGTttttgttgtggtttattaccattattgaattttgtgttcacacttttggttcacatgTGAGAAAAGTGttatatatatgagaaattcTCTCATGTGAACTTAAAATGCGGACCTATGTTTTCATcgttgatttgaaatatgtgagaTCCAAAACAATGGGATCCGTTTATCATTTCACGTATCAACGTCGTCAAAAAGTTATTTGCATTTTAGGTCCTTGTCTTTAAGTCGGCATAGAAGAATttctatatgcatatatattattatataaaaaattctgTTTATGGTCAATAATGATTTGTTAAGACTAGTATGACGTAATTCGTAAGTGGTATAGCATTGAAGCGGGATTTGGTTAATTTCAGATGAGGGTTGTCACTTGCCAGGGTCCTCGGCACTGGCCCATGATGTTTTAAATGGGCTGCAACAGCCCATTTGACAAATTCCagaaaaccacaaaaaaaaaaaaaaaagaaaaggaaaaatacataaaatccaCTTTTTATCACTTTAAGCGCCTTTCACTCATAAAATTGAGGAATAAATGGCTGCTCCGGCAGTGGAGGGCGTAGCAGTGGCGGCGCTCCGGTCGGTGATTCTCCGGGTCCGCCAAGCCGCGGAGCGATCGGGGACTCTACCCGAACGGGTCCGGGTCGTGGCTGTATCCAAAACAAAACCCGTCTCTCTCATCCGCCAAGTATACAATGCTGGTCATCGCTGCTTCGGCGAGAACTATGTCCAAGAAATCATTGAAAAAGCTCCTCAGGTCACTCTTTTATTAATTCTATTGGAATTCTTgcatatttgtgtgtgtatatgtatttgTATGTCTAAATGAACTTGGGTGTTTCTGCAGCTGCCGGAGGACATAGAGTGGCATTTCATCGGGCATTTGCAGAGCAACAAAGTTAAAACACTACTTggtatgaatttatttttaattttttctagtGAATTGAAGTAAAAGGTTCCACATCCATTATGTTTATTCTATGaatgttttgattaaacttTGGAGAGTGGAAATGATTTTGGcttgattatttattttaagcTATCATGTGGTTCCAAATGCTGCATATAAGTTCAATAATTTAGTGGGCAGAAGAGTTTAAAATTGTCCATTATTTTTAAGTGAAAGAAAAAGAGcatgtttttcaaatttcaagaatGTTCCAGTTATGAACCTCAGTGTTTAAGAAAGAACTAGATTTCTTCATTGGTTATGGTTTCATCATCTCttgtattgtaatttttttataataacaaAGGTATTTGGTGGGGGTTTCTGGTACATATGAGTTGTGGCATGTGCTTGTATTATGTTATCTAATGGCCATGCAACGGAAGCATGCATTTTGTTGTTAGAAAGCTCTCGAGGAGGCTGGATTCTAAGGTTTTCACTTTCATATGTAGCTGGAGTCTCAAATCTGTCCATGTTCGAGGGTGTAGATAATGAGAAGGTAAAGACATATTTCAACTTCACTGTCTAATTTCTGTGCAGGTAAGTGCTTATGTTAGTGGATTTCTGTTTTCTTAATGTGAAATTTAGATACTTGGTTGTTCTTCTGCAAACTCGAGAATTTTTCTTAGCAACCTTCgatttcttgattctatgaTTATGTCCTCTATTCTCATGGTGCTAAGCTAACCTTTTGGTCAAATGACTTATGATTCTATACCCATGCTCTCCATTTTTGAACTTCTTGCATTCAAAATGCAATCTTCCTTTATCTACAGATTGCAAATCAACTTGATCGGGTGGTTTCAACCCTTGGAAGGAACCCATTGAAGGTCATGGTCCAGGTGAACACCAGTGGTGAAGCATGTGAGTAAAATAGTCCCCTTTCATGACAAAATGGGAAAAGAATGTTGAACAAGCGTTATGAAGAATACTCTTGAGTCTTGTGATTCAACTGTCTATGGTTTTCTGCATTTAACTCTCGAGTGGTTATTGATGCAATCACAATAATGACAACTTTATCACATCCCTGCCTGAGATTTTGTTCACAAGCATATCATATTCCCATGCCAAGTCTTAGCCTTTGGGAATTTTCACTTTTTAGGCAGGCTATAGCCTGAATTCTATATTTGGACAATCAATGCCTTTCCAATGTTGTCTTCATCAGTAAAAACTCCTTTTGTGGACCATTACATACTGTATCTCCAGCTAtattagtttaatttttttgcaCACTTGCAGATATTGTTTGTTGGCCCTTTGTTATTGCCGATTGAGGATTTGTACTTTATTCAGTCAGAAAAATGTGTTGAAGTGTTGATAAGTATTCTCGTGTTGTGCAGCAAAATCTGGCGTTGAACCTTCAGGCTGTGTAGGGCTTGCGGAACATATAAAATTACATTGCTTGAATTTGGAATTTTCTGGCTTAATGACCATAGGGATGCCAGACTATACATCCACTCCAGAAAACTTCCAGGTGACGGCAATTTTGTGCATTGCTTTGTCTTGTCAGGGTTGATCTCAATACTATGCCAAGGGACACAAGTAGAGTTATATATTTTCCATGGTGCAGAATTCTTCGTAAGAAGATTCTTATACATGccctagtttagtttttggttttaaaaaaaattgtttgtgcaatttattcatctAGGATTCGGTCATCAGAGCCTCTTTGTTTTCATGGTTCTGTTACTTAAGACGAGAACGTTTTGTGTTCAGTCAAAAAATGTAATCATTCCGGTTCCCTCTAATGCATAGATTCCTGTTTGTTGGAATCTATATTTGTGTTTCCCCCCTCTTTTCACCTTGTTTATTTTCGTTTGAATTTCTAATGAATTTGTTGTATTGTAATGCCACAGGCACTATTAAACTGCAGACGCGAGGTCTGCAAAGCTCTAGGCATGCAAGAGGAACAGTGTGAACTCTCAATGGGCATGTCTGGTGACTTTGAACTTGCAGTAAGACTTCCTTCAAATGATTCATACTTTTATTCCTACCGTTTGGCAACGCGATCTGAGTTTCTTATCGATTTGCAGCTGAGGTCATTCTTCTTCCCTGCAGATTGAAAAGGGCAGCACCAACGTGAGGATTGGTTCAACCATATTTGGACCGCGGGAGTACGCAAAGAAGCAGCAGAATTAgggttgtcaatttttttttttaattcatatcGCTTGAACAATCAGTATATGTTGGTGTAACAGTTATATCCAGGAACCCTGGGAAAACATTCTACTTTGTTGAATATAAATCAATGTCATTGCTATTCAGCAGGATATCATTTAGCCTTTTTTGGTTCCAGTTAAGCTAATGTTCATCAAGCAAATGCAGCAGAAAAACACTCAATTGACAAGTTCAATGGTAGATTCTTAGTTGTTCAAAGAGTTCACTATTATTTGCCATCGAAGCATAAATCACAAATTCATGATATTTTTTGCCATAATCGAGAAAGCCACCATACAACAGAAGTTTCTCACATAACGACAaggtaaattgggtcaaaacctaGCACGTGATCACAAGGATATTGCTCTAGTGATAATCAAACTTAAAACCTCACCAATCTATACTGTTTGGCCccaaaaaatataattcatGATACGTATAAGCCACAATTCCTAAACTCTGTACTTAATTGGAATTTGGAAGTGAGGCTTCAAAGACCCAGAATTTACATGGCCCATGGTTtttctataaataaaaaaaaatgcgcATAACCTTTCAAGGGAGTATATAACTCGGCGTGCCTTTACCGAGTCGACTCAAAAACCCCTCTTATCTCCAAAAACCTCTGCTTTCTCACTTCCATTGTTACAACTTTCTGTAAGAGATATGACTTCACTTTCCCTCCCAACAAAATTTTCTCTCTATCCAAGCAACCCTTCTCTCCCATTTCACTCTCGCTCTAAACATCAGAGGATTCATTTCATTAGAACAAAAACCATCAAGATAACATGTACAGCGAGTGGCCAACCACAGCCTGAccaattgaagaagaaaaagacaagcCAGAGCGAAGACGAGAAAGGTGTCGATCCAGTCGGGTTTCTCACCAAACTCGGGATTGCCCATAAAGCATTTGCTCTGTTTCTTCGCGAGAGGTACAGTTTTAAGTGAAATTTTAGTTTAGGAGTAATGTAGAAGACAATAAAAGAAAGAGTTATATGCTATTTAGTTGGTGAGAAAGTGAAGCAAAGGAGTAAGAACCTGAACTGTTGAGTAGGCATTATTAATGGGTTCGATCAAATTTGCACAAGTTGGAGTAGTGTAATTAAGTTATTGAactttggttgctgagaaagggtaggaaggaaaggaatttgAGGACTGGACCGCTTCATCATTTACATGGCTGAGAAAGGGTAGGACGTCAagtaataaatcaaatatttggcTTTATGGAATCGAGATTATGAATTTGTGAGTGTTGTTGTTTGGTGGCTGAGGTAAGAGAAGTAAATTATTGACTTTTAGTTTGAATAACTTCATGATTCGTTTCTCCAACCTATGAAATACAGCTTGATTTTGCATTCTCCTCCATATTTGTGatgatttattgttcttgaatgtTTGCAGATAGTAATAAAACATTTTCCATATTCAATTTTGCAGGCATAAATCCTTGAAGGACCTCAAAGAAGAACTTTTCAAACGTAATCTTCAAATCAAGGACATAGCTTATGGGTTGGTCTAGTCAATCTTCTTCTTGTCTTACTTCTtgattctcattttaaatgttcCACGagttagaaattttttttaatggaattcaGAGCTCAATTCCAGATTCTCACATTTTCTTCAGAAAAGAGGAGTACGAAAAACTTTATAGTTTAATGGTTTAATGAAATCATGTTATATTATTAAGGTGGTAGCTTTGATTTGTCTATCCTAATTCGTCATGATATTCTGAATATCATGATATAGCTGACCCCGTACCAGTGGGATTGGCATTTTGTTAACTCCTTATTGTTGTCTGTTTTCTTCTCTAGATATGAGCTGATGGGCTTGCATAGAAATGTGGAGCACCGGGTGGACTATATGGAATGGGCTCCAGGTTTGGCATAATACTCACATGTTGATACACTTGATGGGGAAATGTTATTTTACCTGTATACCAATTTCTGACCAAGTTCCAAAATCAATTATTTTCACTGCATTTTGGAGTCATGAGTTGCATTATTATCATATTGCTAATGTCTCCTAAGACAGCAGCCTGCAGTTTGCCGAAACATCGTGCGTCTTTGTGATTTGCTGATTATTGTTAAGTTTTTGAATGCAGGCGCTCGATACTGTGCACTGGTGGGTGACTTTAATGGGTGGTCACCAACAGAAGACTGTGCTAGGGAGGGCCATTTTGGCCATGATGATTATGGGTACTGGTTTGTTATTCTTGAAGACAAACTAAGGGATGGAGAGAAGCCGGATGGGTATTATTTTCAACGATATAATTATGTGGACGATTATGATAAAGGTGACAGTGGTGTTTCTGCTGAAGAGCTTTTGCAGAAGGCAAATGATGAATATTGGGAACCTGGAGAGGATCGATTTGCTAAAAACCGTTTTGAAGTGCCAGCAAAGTTATATGAACAAATATTTGGCCCTAATGGGCCCCAAACGTTTGAAGAATTGGAAGGATTTCAATTACCTGATGCAGAAACAAGATATAAGGATGGGAAGGAAC includes the following:
- the LOC119989632 gene encoding pyridoxal phosphate homeostasis protein-like isoform X1 gives rise to the protein MAAPAVEGVAVAALRSVILRVRQAAERSGTLPERVRVVAVSKTKPVSLIRQVYNAGHRCFGENYVQEIIEKAPQLPEDIEWHFIGHLQSNKVKTLLAGVSNLSMFEGVDNEKIANQLDRVVSTLGRNPLKVMVQVNTSGEASKSGVEPSGCVGLAEHIKLHCLNLEFSGLMTIGMPDYTSTPENFQALLNCRREVCKALGMQEEQCELSMGMSGDFELAIEKGSTNVRIGSTIFGPREYAKKQQN
- the LOC119989632 gene encoding pyridoxal phosphate homeostasis protein-like isoform X2, which codes for MAAPAVEGVAVAALRSVILRVRQAAERSGTLPERVRVVAVSKTKPVSLIRQVYNAGHRCFGENYVQEIIEKAPQLPEDIEWHFIGHLQSNKVKTLLAGVSNLSMFEGVDNEKIANQLDRVVSTLGRNPLKVMVQVNTSGEASKSGVEPSGCVGLAEHIKLHCLNLEFSGLMTIGMPDYTSTPENFQALLNCRREVCKALGMQEEQCELSMGMSGDFELALRSFFFPAD
- the LOC119987649 gene encoding stigma-specific STIG1-like protein 1, coding for MKFSNLFIVLVLFMALLLNLASPLPLQAHEEDDEGEGVEITLDDEEVSSSYEHGFGRFLGQRRLIRHRGRPMKCNKFPRICGGKGSPGPHCCKKRCVNVLRDSANCGRCGKKCKYNEVCCDGKCVNPSFNRRHCGGCNNMCSNGGFCAFGLCNYA